One Pseudomonas rhizophila DNA window includes the following coding sequences:
- the metW gene encoding methionine biosynthesis protein MetW: protein MRADLDIIQEWIPAGSRVLDLGCGNGELLTWLRDHKQVTGYGLENDPDNIAECVAKGINVIEQDLDKGLGNFASNSFDIVVMTQALQAVHYPDKILDEMLRVGRQCIITFPNFGHWRCRWYLASKGRMPVSEFLPYTWYNTPNIHFCTFEDFEALCRERQAKVIDRLAVDQQHRHGWASKLWPNLLGEIGIYRVSSPGLADHQVAV from the coding sequence GAATGGATCCCCGCCGGCAGCCGCGTGCTCGACCTGGGCTGCGGCAACGGCGAACTGCTGACCTGGCTGCGCGACCACAAGCAAGTCACCGGCTACGGCCTGGAAAACGACCCGGACAACATCGCCGAGTGTGTGGCCAAGGGCATCAACGTGATCGAGCAGGACTTGGACAAGGGCCTGGGCAACTTCGCCAGCAACAGCTTCGACATCGTGGTCATGACCCAGGCGCTGCAAGCGGTGCACTACCCGGACAAGATCCTCGACGAAATGCTGCGGGTCGGGCGCCAGTGCATCATCACCTTCCCCAACTTCGGTCACTGGCGCTGCCGCTGGTACCTGGCGAGCAAGGGCCGCATGCCGGTGTCGGAGTTTCTGCCCTACACCTGGTACAACACGCCGAACATCCACTTCTGCACCTTCGAGGATTTTGAGGCGTTGTGCCGCGAACGCCAAGCAAAGGTCATCGATCGCCTGGCGGTGGACCAGCAGCACCGCCACGGGTGGGCCAGCAAGCTATGGCCTAATCTGTTAGGTGAAATAGGCATCTATCGGGTCAGCAGCCCAGGCCTTGCCGATCATCAGGTCGCGGTGTGA